A DNA window from Agarivorans sp. TSD2052 contains the following coding sequences:
- a CDS encoding OmpA family protein, whose protein sequence is MNNHGLLVLVAVLALTACSQSAEPYTAEPANYDRQDEDSDGVINQRDLCPNTVLGAEVDNYGCGEFQNIDDGYELMVFFEHDSSQLSPKFSPQLQQVADFMQRYPEVKISVEGFASASGSKPYNLALSKRRAVSVRQQLIEQFGIAAERVDLEANGEEQLLVAGDSEQSETANRRARIFVQEQYRKAIPRWSIYTPHLKP, encoded by the coding sequence ATGAATAACCACGGGTTGCTTGTGCTTGTTGCCGTATTAGCTTTAACGGCTTGCAGTCAATCTGCTGAACCTTATACAGCAGAGCCTGCCAATTATGATCGTCAAGATGAAGATAGCGATGGTGTTATTAATCAACGCGATCTTTGCCCAAACACTGTGTTGGGCGCCGAGGTTGATAATTATGGTTGTGGTGAGTTTCAAAATATCGATGACGGCTATGAGCTGATGGTGTTTTTCGAACATGACTCTAGTCAGCTTAGCCCTAAATTTTCTCCACAACTGCAGCAAGTGGCTGACTTTATGCAGCGGTACCCAGAGGTGAAAATAAGCGTAGAAGGTTTTGCCAGTGCAAGCGGCAGCAAGCCTTACAATCTTGCATTATCCAAGCGCCGAGCTGTAAGTGTTCGCCAACAACTTATTGAACAGTTTGGTATTGCTGCTGAGCGCGTTGATTTAGAAGCCAACGGCGAGGAACAATTATTGGTTGCAGGTGATAGCGAACAATCAGAAACCGCCAATCGCCGCGCTCGAATCTTTGTTCAAGAGCAATATCGCAAAGCGATTCCTCGGTGGTCAATTTATACTCCGCATTTAAAGCCGTAG
- a CDS encoding sugar ABC transporter ATP-binding protein: MNLPEEPILSLEKISKSFSGVQVLHGISVQVLPGEVMGILGENGAGKSTLLKIISGIYQRSEGQVSVAGKAVDITSPADAKALGIAMIPQEFNLIASLSVFENIFLGQELKGKVLLNKKAMRLRTNQLLSLLETSLSPDALIEELSVAEKQMVEIAKALVNDARILIMDEPTTVLTSQEVTVLFTLIDKLKAQGVTILFISHKLKEVKKLCDRLMILRDGALISIDQVSEIDEQDMARKMVGRELNQVFPPRSIVQSKVALKVENLAVKNLLSDISFEVRQGEVLGFAGLIGSGRTETAEAIMGLRRRQHGDIYVQQQAVQIHNIKDAVRHGLAYLSEDRQGCGLTMSFNLPENISLISLKNYSNGLINHAKTREKAEQYVRKFDIKAASLDTELLYLSGGNQQKVYLSKWMDTQPQILILDEPTRGVDVNTKKEIYHFVQSMTEQGLAVVVISSDMEELIGLAHRVLVMREGRIQGELHDQDINEEQIMFLAAGLQNQAAPLSASSQDSHP; this comes from the coding sequence ATGAACTTGCCTGAAGAACCCATCCTTAGCCTAGAGAAAATATCCAAAAGCTTCTCTGGCGTGCAAGTACTGCATGGCATAAGTGTGCAGGTGCTGCCAGGTGAGGTAATGGGCATTCTCGGCGAAAATGGTGCGGGTAAATCAACCCTACTGAAAATTATCTCTGGGATTTATCAGCGTAGCGAAGGCCAAGTCTCGGTGGCGGGTAAAGCGGTTGACATCACTAGCCCAGCAGATGCCAAAGCGTTGGGCATTGCGATGATCCCCCAAGAATTTAACCTCATCGCTAGCTTAAGCGTATTTGAGAATATCTTTCTTGGCCAAGAGCTTAAAGGCAAGGTGCTGTTAAACAAAAAAGCAATGCGCCTGCGCACTAATCAACTGTTGAGCTTATTGGAAACCAGCCTTTCGCCTGATGCACTTATTGAAGAACTCAGCGTGGCTGAAAAACAAATGGTAGAGATAGCTAAGGCCTTGGTGAATGACGCCCGCATTCTGATTATGGACGAGCCCACTACGGTATTAACCAGCCAAGAAGTCACCGTGCTATTTACACTTATCGACAAACTTAAAGCCCAAGGCGTAACCATTTTGTTTATCTCTCACAAACTTAAAGAGGTGAAAAAACTGTGCGATCGCCTGATGATCTTGCGCGATGGTGCGCTTATATCAATAGACCAAGTTAGCGAGATTGACGAGCAAGACATGGCGCGAAAAATGGTAGGGAGAGAGCTGAATCAGGTATTCCCGCCCCGCTCTATTGTACAAAGCAAAGTGGCATTAAAAGTTGAAAACCTCGCTGTGAAAAACTTGCTCAGTGATATTAGCTTTGAAGTGCGCCAAGGCGAAGTATTAGGTTTTGCAGGCTTAATTGGCAGCGGCCGCACCGAAACCGCTGAAGCCATTATGGGTTTACGCCGCCGCCAACACGGAGACATTTATGTTCAGCAACAAGCGGTACAAATCCACAACATTAAAGACGCCGTAAGACATGGCTTGGCCTATTTAAGCGAAGACCGTCAAGGCTGCGGCCTTACTATGAGCTTTAACTTACCCGAAAACATTAGCTTAATTTCACTTAAAAACTATAGCAATGGCTTGATAAATCACGCTAAAACCCGTGAAAAGGCAGAGCAATATGTACGTAAATTCGACATTAAAGCCGCCTCATTAGATACCGAATTACTTTACCTAAGCGGAGGTAATCAACAAAAAGTTTACCTGTCCAAATGGATGGATACTCAACCACAAATTCTGATTTTGGACGAGCCCACCCGCGGGGTAGATGTGAACACTAAAAAAGAAATTTACCACTTTGTTCAAAGCATGACCGAGCAAGGTTTGGCGGTGGTAGTTATTTCTTCAGACATGGAAGAGTTAATTGGGCTCGCTCACCGAGTATTGGTGATGCGTGAAGGTCGCATTCAGGGAGAGTTACATGACCAAGACATTAATGAAGAACAAATCATGTTTTTGGCGGCAGGTTTACAAAACCAGGCAGCGCCGCTATCTGCGTCGTCACAGGATAGCCACCCATGA
- a CDS encoding transglutaminase-like domain-containing protein: MNNQTLDQYSCYSELTHPQQFEPQLVNLPDSVADIVNLVQHNLVHAYWLDKYQINQPFQSKFTEMQARSISEMLTILDARSGTSLLENKAPDQRLVGVCRDFSIMACMLLQTQGIAARLRCGFATYLGLREYEDHWVCEYWHQHQQRWVMVDAQLDQVHKEILDIDFDPLDVPHNRFIYAGSAWQMCRANLAESSSFGIFNFTGWPIIKGNLIRDVFALNQIELLAWDCGWGILPSYLVDIADDKEWLLLDELANISHGSDFSKAQQACDKQAAIALPSDWRWSQAPSIAELLRHYQ; encoded by the coding sequence ATGAATAACCAAACACTCGATCAATACTCCTGCTATAGCGAATTGACTCATCCTCAGCAATTTGAACCGCAATTAGTTAACCTGCCTGATTCAGTGGCTGACATTGTTAACTTGGTTCAGCACAACCTAGTACATGCTTACTGGCTCGATAAATACCAAATTAACCAGCCTTTCCAAAGCAAGTTTACTGAAATGCAAGCCCGCAGCATAAGTGAAATGCTGACCATTCTAGATGCTAGAAGTGGTACCAGCCTACTAGAGAATAAAGCCCCTGATCAGCGATTAGTGGGGGTGTGCCGCGACTTTTCCATCATGGCGTGTATGTTGCTGCAAACCCAAGGTATCGCCGCGCGTTTGCGTTGTGGTTTTGCTACATACTTAGGTTTGCGAGAATATGAAGACCACTGGGTTTGTGAGTACTGGCATCAACATCAACAGCGTTGGGTAATGGTAGATGCACAGCTAGATCAGGTACATAAAGAGATACTAGATATAGATTTTGACCCTTTAGATGTGCCGCATAATCGATTTATTTACGCCGGAAGCGCTTGGCAAATGTGCCGTGCTAATCTGGCGGAGTCGAGTAGCTTTGGCATTTTTAACTTTACTGGATGGCCAATAATTAAAGGTAACCTTATTAGGGATGTTTTCGCCCTCAATCAAATAGAGTTACTGGCCTGGGATTGTGGTTGGGGTATTTTACCTAGCTACTTAGTCGATATCGCCGATGACAAAGAATGGCTGCTACTGGATGAATTAGCCAACATTAGTCATGGCTCAGATTTTAGCAAAGCCCAACAAGCGTGCGATAAACAAGCCGCTATTGCTTTACCGAGTGACTGGCGTTGGTCTCAAGCGCCAAGCATTGCTGAATTGCTGCGTCACTACCAATAA
- a CDS encoding SIMPL domain-containing protein (The SIMPL domain is named for its presence in mouse protein SIMPL (signalling molecule that associates with mouse pelle-like kinase). Bacterial member BP26, from Brucella, was shown to assemble into a channel-like structure, while YggE from E. coli has been associated with resistance to oxidative stress.) produces MNKLLLPALLAGSLAAAPALSAMLHTSGEAKLMVAADQVQLDLHAASLSKTASDAKQQVDKIVTVTQSNLANLLSESDRFEASQLQIQAEYKYQDRERIFVGYRAQRSIIVELADSDKLTQVLDAAMLSGVNEVRQLQYKSSQEEQYKQQVRAMAVADSYAKARQLASAYNGQLGPVVEINYRNQSAVPMMKIERVNMAAADTGGSSYQAAQLTYHDSVDVSFELLTEE; encoded by the coding sequence ATGAATAAGCTTTTATTACCTGCCTTGTTAGCTGGTAGCTTGGCAGCTGCCCCGGCATTGTCGGCTATGTTGCATACCAGTGGTGAAGCAAAACTAATGGTGGCAGCTGATCAGGTTCAACTAGACTTACATGCTGCTAGTTTGTCTAAAACTGCCAGCGACGCTAAGCAGCAAGTGGATAAAATAGTTACAGTGACCCAATCAAACTTGGCCAATTTACTGAGTGAGTCAGACCGTTTTGAAGCCAGTCAATTACAAATTCAAGCTGAATATAAGTATCAAGATCGTGAGCGAATCTTTGTTGGTTACCGTGCTCAACGAAGTATTATAGTTGAATTGGCCGATAGCGATAAACTGACCCAAGTGCTTGATGCGGCAATGCTTAGTGGTGTAAATGAAGTTCGCCAACTGCAGTACAAAAGCTCGCAAGAAGAACAGTACAAACAACAAGTTCGCGCTATGGCAGTCGCCGATTCGTATGCTAAGGCTAGGCAGTTAGCTAGCGCTTATAATGGTCAATTAGGCCCAGTGGTAGAGATTAACTATCGCAATCAATCTGCGGTACCAATGATGAAGATTGAGCGAGTGAATATGGCGGCGGCAGATACCGGAGGCAGCTCTTACCAAGCCGCGCAACTCACTTACCACGACAGTGTTGATGTTAGCTTTGAGCTGCTAACAGAAGAGTAA
- a CDS encoding Gfo/Idh/MocA family protein, protein MDRIKLGMVGGGSGAFIGAIHRIAARLDNQFELVAGALSADPARALQSAKDLGITSERSYSDYAQMAQHEAARKDGIEAVSIVTPNHLHFPIAKAFLAAGIHVICDKPMTCSLHEALELKELANNSGKLFVLTHNYSAYPMVRQAQQMVSDGLLGQLRLVQVEYAQDWLTTAAENTGNKQAEWRTDPKRSGPAGCLGDIGTHAFNLAAFISGLQLEQVSAELSTFVDGRVLDDNVHAMLRFEQGVRGMLWSSQVAPGNENGLRIRIYGKDGGIEWSQEHPNQLLYSPFSQPSRMLSRGGYGYQSEAEHLVRTPAGHPEGYLEGFANLYTETAQAIRAVRKGSSPADILANNLLPGVKQGVEGLQFINAMIHSSQNDGKWTRLENVHELA, encoded by the coding sequence ATGGACAGAATTAAACTTGGCATGGTGGGTGGGGGTAGCGGTGCATTTATTGGCGCGATTCACCGTATTGCCGCGCGCTTAGATAACCAGTTTGAATTAGTGGCAGGCGCGCTGAGCGCCGACCCAGCTCGCGCTCTGCAATCGGCCAAAGATTTAGGCATTACGAGTGAGCGCAGTTACAGCGATTACGCGCAAATGGCACAACATGAAGCCGCCCGTAAAGATGGAATTGAGGCAGTGAGCATTGTGACTCCTAACCATTTGCACTTTCCCATCGCTAAAGCATTTTTAGCCGCTGGCATTCATGTTATTTGCGATAAACCCATGACCTGCTCATTGCACGAAGCACTAGAGCTAAAAGAGCTGGCCAATAATAGCGGTAAGTTATTTGTGCTTACCCACAATTACAGCGCCTACCCTATGGTTCGTCAAGCTCAGCAAATGGTGAGCGATGGTTTATTGGGCCAGCTGCGTTTGGTACAAGTGGAATACGCCCAAGACTGGCTAACCACAGCAGCCGAAAATACCGGTAACAAACAAGCCGAATGGCGCACCGACCCAAAACGTTCTGGCCCAGCAGGTTGCTTGGGGGATATTGGCACCCATGCCTTTAACCTAGCCGCGTTCATTAGTGGCTTACAGTTAGAGCAGGTAAGCGCCGAACTTAGCACCTTTGTAGATGGTCGAGTATTAGATGACAACGTGCATGCCATGTTGCGCTTTGAACAAGGCGTGCGTGGCATGTTGTGGAGCTCACAAGTCGCACCTGGCAATGAAAACGGCTTACGGATCCGCATTTATGGCAAAGACGGTGGTATCGAGTGGTCACAAGAGCACCCTAATCAGCTGTTGTATAGCCCCTTCTCACAACCTAGCCGAATGCTAAGTCGCGGCGGATATGGTTATCAATCGGAGGCTGAACACCTCGTTCGTACCCCTGCGGGGCACCCTGAAGGTTATCTAGAAGGGTTTGCCAACCTTTACACCGAAACCGCGCAAGCCATTCGAGCGGTACGCAAGGGATCGTCACCTGCTGACATTTTGGCAAACAATTTATTACCCGGTGTAAAACAAGGCGTGGAGGGTTTGCAATTTATCAATGCGATGATCCATTCCTCGCAAAATGACGGTAAATGGACTCGTTTGGAGAACGTGCATGAACTTGCCTGA
- a CDS encoding ABC transporter permease: MSEVVKMEQKSSSSPSTSWLAKLPKFTLSNWAPLIALLILVILSAMASEHFLIPRNLTNVLRQVSYTGIIALGMTFVIIAGGIDLSVGSMVALVGVLVIMLLNYLGDGWMAVTVSIAAAMAMGAAFGAVNGLLTTKGKITAFVATLATMSIFRSLTLYISDAGEMVSQNSHYPDIGGGYFMGIPIPVWIFLGLAFLGHIILRHTAFGRHVCAVGSNPKVAAYSAINVQQVYFLTFVIVGFTVGLSAVMLSSRLNSVSPGDAGLFYELDAIAAVVIGGTSLAGGKGTLWGTVIGAIILGIINNMLNLMGVSPYLQGTVKGLVILIAVLMQFKRDR; the protein is encoded by the coding sequence ATGAGTGAGGTTGTAAAAATGGAACAAAAATCTAGCTCATCACCTTCTACTAGCTGGTTGGCCAAGCTACCGAAATTTACCCTATCTAATTGGGCGCCACTGATTGCACTGCTGATTCTGGTTATTCTGTCAGCAATGGCCAGTGAGCACTTCTTAATTCCACGAAACCTTACCAACGTGCTTAGACAAGTGTCTTACACTGGCATCATCGCCTTAGGCATGACCTTTGTCATTATTGCTGGCGGTATTGATTTGTCGGTAGGCTCAATGGTTGCCTTGGTCGGTGTTTTGGTGATTATGCTGCTCAATTACCTTGGCGATGGCTGGATGGCCGTGACCGTGTCAATTGCAGCAGCAATGGCAATGGGTGCTGCCTTTGGAGCAGTAAACGGATTGCTCACCACCAAAGGAAAGATTACCGCCTTTGTGGCAACGTTAGCCACAATGTCTATCTTTCGCTCGCTTACACTCTATATCAGTGATGCTGGCGAGATGGTTTCACAAAACAGTCACTACCCCGATATTGGGGGCGGTTACTTTATGGGGATTCCGATCCCGGTATGGATATTCCTCGGCTTGGCATTTTTGGGGCATATCATTTTGCGCCACACCGCCTTTGGCCGGCATGTTTGCGCTGTAGGCTCTAACCCTAAGGTAGCCGCTTATTCTGCGATTAACGTGCAGCAAGTTTACTTTCTAACTTTTGTGATTGTCGGATTCACCGTGGGCTTGTCTGCGGTAATGCTGTCATCACGACTTAATTCGGTGAGCCCGGGTGACGCGGGCTTGTTTTACGAACTGGACGCCATTGCCGCGGTTGTGATTGGCGGAACCTCGTTAGCAGGCGGCAAAGGCACACTATGGGGCACCGTTATCGGCGCCATCATTTTAGGCATTATTAATAACATGCTGAACTTAATGGGGGTTTCACCCTATTTACAAGGAACGGTAAAAGGCTTGGTGATTTTGATTGCGGTATTAATGCAATTCAAACGTGATCGTTAA
- a CDS encoding substrate-binding domain-containing protein, with product MRLLQHIGKLLLAATLFSSVGINAALADTLKVGVSVPSADHGWTAGLLWWAEKAAADFKKSEDDIEFYVVAASSGSKQVGDVEDLMIKGIDALVILPHNPATLQKVIEEAYGSGIYTVVVDRELETPAQNVFIAGDNAGLGSVSGEWLAKEMNGKGKVVVIEGMSIPINKQRVDAFNEVIAKHKGMTILDSQPADWSTQKALAVMENYLQKHPKIDAVWCQDDDMLKGVMQAIKESGRTDIKTVLGGAGAQDIINMVVDGNPVVRATVTYPPSMVASGIALAITGARHEMLGKMYHSAPSRVILAAELVDTNNAKDFVVTGAAY from the coding sequence ATGCGTTTATTGCAACACATAGGAAAACTACTACTTGCCGCTACACTGTTCAGTTCAGTTGGCATCAATGCAGCATTAGCAGATACCTTAAAAGTGGGTGTATCCGTTCCCTCAGCAGACCATGGTTGGACCGCCGGGTTATTGTGGTGGGCAGAAAAAGCTGCAGCTGACTTTAAGAAAAGTGAAGACGATATTGAATTTTACGTAGTGGCTGCCAGCTCCGGATCTAAGCAAGTTGGCGATGTGGAAGATTTAATGATTAAAGGCATTGATGCCTTGGTTATCTTGCCGCACAACCCAGCCACTTTACAAAAAGTGATTGAAGAAGCCTACGGCAGCGGTATTTACACAGTAGTGGTAGACCGAGAACTAGAAACACCAGCACAAAACGTGTTTATTGCCGGTGATAATGCAGGGCTTGGCAGTGTTAGTGGTGAATGGTTAGCCAAAGAAATGAATGGCAAAGGCAAAGTGGTGGTGATTGAAGGCATGTCTATTCCAATTAACAAACAACGGGTAGATGCCTTTAATGAGGTGATTGCTAAACACAAAGGCATGACGATTCTGGATAGCCAACCTGCTGATTGGTCTACCCAAAAAGCCCTCGCCGTAATGGAGAATTACTTGCAAAAACACCCTAAAATTGATGCGGTATGGTGCCAAGACGATGATATGTTAAAAGGAGTAATGCAGGCTATTAAAGAGTCAGGTAGAACCGACATTAAAACCGTTTTAGGTGGCGCGGGTGCACAAGACATTATTAACATGGTTGTGGACGGTAACCCTGTGGTGCGTGCTACCGTTACTTACCCACCTAGCATGGTAGCGTCGGGTATCGCTTTAGCTATTACTGGTGCTCGCCACGAAATGCTGGGGAAAATGTACCATAGCGCCCCATCACGCGTAATTTTGGCCGCTGAGTTAGTTGATACCAATAACGCCAAAGATTTTGTGGTAACCGGTGCTGCTTACTAA
- a CDS encoding bifunctional diguanylate cyclase/phosphodiesterase, with the protein MTLYRQLLIVVLLIYGGLLAVVFSIEIGNTRSYLSEQQLSDVNNTTTSLGLSLSPYLQADDKVGAESVINAMFDSGYYQQISLQLFSDDSLIDRHNTSSIDGVPEWFTSFELFQPSSQQQVLTSGWMQLGQLTVVGHSGFAYLQLWNAMVDLAKLFLVGYLATVLLLMRALRYLLKPLEQIQQQAQLIEQRSFGQTIPLPHTQELRSVVSAINHMSDNIAQQFESQVQEASVLRQQAFQDAVSGLGNRAYFINQSKSWLAESGVGGVALLSFDIIDAIHVQDGFSARDEFIHSIGELFSAYTQQQQQLVFARISKLEFAVLAEGYDQQQLLELAQQIHQDVLGRLATWKQYMPRPMVMGLVLRQKDENIGELLTAADNALQAARELREGFYTLADVEHTHIPRSQWKLLLEATISRQSLAYKTQIVNFIHSDKVLHHELFTTIEVDAQHYAAGQFMPAVEQFRLGAKFDQMVVEQAAKSLVENSQLSLAINLTLSAISELSFLTWLSEAAQQFKAVANRMAFEIPETAFLQENKELDAALAVLRDLGFQIGVDQYGRNLHSLSYLSRVKPNYVKIDYGYTAQALAEDGDAHFLSAICRAARNLQIVTVAQRVENQQQVERLAALPVDAYQGYIAPPQRFKLLE; encoded by the coding sequence ATGACCTTATATCGCCAGTTGTTGATTGTAGTACTGCTTATCTATGGTGGCTTATTAGCTGTGGTATTTAGTATTGAAATCGGCAATACCCGCAGTTATTTATCTGAGCAACAATTATCAGATGTAAACAACACCACGACGTCTTTAGGTTTGTCCTTAAGCCCGTATTTACAGGCTGATGATAAGGTTGGCGCTGAATCGGTGATCAATGCGATGTTTGATAGTGGCTACTATCAGCAGATTAGTTTGCAGTTGTTTAGCGATGATAGTCTGATTGATCGACATAACACTAGTTCTATCGATGGTGTTCCAGAGTGGTTTACTTCGTTTGAGTTGTTCCAGCCAAGTTCACAGCAACAAGTGCTCACGAGTGGCTGGATGCAGCTTGGCCAATTAACCGTAGTTGGCCACTCAGGTTTTGCTTATTTGCAGTTGTGGAATGCCATGGTGGATCTAGCCAAACTGTTCTTAGTAGGCTATTTAGCAACAGTGTTACTGTTGATGCGTGCTTTGCGTTACCTATTAAAACCGCTGGAGCAAATTCAGCAACAAGCTCAGTTAATTGAGCAACGCAGTTTTGGTCAAACTATTCCACTGCCGCATACCCAAGAGTTACGCAGTGTGGTGAGTGCAATTAACCACATGTCTGACAATATTGCTCAGCAATTTGAAAGCCAAGTGCAAGAAGCTAGCGTGTTACGCCAACAAGCTTTTCAAGATGCAGTCTCGGGCTTAGGCAACCGCGCTTATTTCATTAATCAGAGTAAGTCTTGGTTAGCTGAGTCAGGGGTAGGCGGGGTGGCTTTACTCTCTTTTGATATTATTGATGCCATTCATGTTCAAGATGGTTTTAGTGCCAGAGATGAGTTTATCCATTCTATTGGTGAGTTATTTAGTGCCTACACACAGCAACAGCAACAGTTAGTGTTTGCTCGAATTAGCAAGCTAGAGTTCGCGGTATTGGCTGAAGGTTACGATCAGCAGCAGTTGTTAGAGTTAGCGCAACAAATTCACCAAGATGTGCTAGGTCGCTTAGCGACCTGGAAGCAATACATGCCGCGGCCGATGGTGATGGGGTTGGTATTACGCCAAAAAGACGAAAACATTGGTGAACTGTTAACTGCTGCAGATAACGCTTTGCAGGCTGCACGTGAGCTGCGAGAGGGCTTTTATACTTTAGCTGACGTAGAACATACGCATATTCCGCGTAGCCAGTGGAAGTTATTGTTAGAAGCGACCATTAGTCGTCAGAGCCTGGCTTATAAAACTCAAATAGTTAACTTTATTCACAGTGATAAGGTGTTACACCATGAGCTGTTTACGACGATTGAAGTCGATGCTCAGCACTACGCGGCAGGTCAATTTATGCCGGCAGTGGAGCAGTTTAGGTTGGGCGCTAAGTTTGATCAAATGGTGGTTGAACAAGCCGCTAAATCGTTAGTTGAAAACAGCCAACTCAGTTTAGCCATTAACTTAACCTTGTCGGCAATTAGTGAACTTAGCTTTTTAACTTGGCTAAGTGAGGCGGCGCAGCAGTTTAAAGCGGTAGCTAATCGTATGGCCTTTGAGATACCTGAAACGGCATTTCTCCAAGAAAATAAAGAACTAGATGCAGCCTTAGCGGTATTGCGTGATCTCGGTTTTCAAATTGGTGTGGATCAATACGGTCGTAATCTACATTCATTAAGCTATCTAAGCCGCGTGAAACCCAATTACGTTAAAATCGACTATGGTTATACGGCACAGGCTTTAGCGGAAGATGGCGATGCCCATTTCTTAAGTGCAATATGCCGTGCAGCGAGAAATCTACAAATTGTTACGGTGGCGCAGCGGGTAGAGAATCAACAACAGGTGGAACGATTAGCGGCCTTGCCAGTAGATGCTTATCAAGGTTATATCGCCCCCCCTCAACGCTTTAAACTACTTGAATAG
- a CDS encoding transglutaminase-like cysteine peptidase, with the protein MRRLLAYWWIILLAWPVFILASAYQLEELAATVRSFYGEKAELRVRAWRQLIADSHQLEEPEQLRSINDFFNQMQFVDDIEVWGQKDYWATPVEFLGAAAGDCDDFSIAKYFSLIELGVSDEKMRLVYVKSLTYNQFHMVVAYYQTPSSVPIILDNINPTILPATQRGDLVPIYSFNGQHLWLMKEKGRGQLAGKSSRLKLWTDLQQRWRLNKLKKPVKNFDA; encoded by the coding sequence ATGCGACGCCTTCTCGCTTATTGGTGGATAATATTACTGGCTTGGCCGGTATTCATTCTTGCCAGTGCTTACCAGCTTGAAGAACTCGCCGCTACGGTTCGTTCTTTTTATGGTGAAAAAGCTGAGCTAAGAGTTCGCGCTTGGCGTCAGTTAATTGCCGATAGTCATCAGCTAGAAGAGCCAGAGCAGCTTCGCTCAATCAATGACTTTTTCAATCAAATGCAGTTTGTTGATGATATTGAAGTGTGGGGCCAAAAAGATTACTGGGCTACTCCGGTAGAGTTTTTGGGGGCGGCTGCGGGCGATTGCGATGATTTCAGTATCGCTAAGTATTTCTCCTTAATAGAGTTAGGGGTTAGCGATGAGAAAATGCGCTTAGTGTATGTGAAATCGCTCACTTACAACCAATTCCATATGGTGGTGGCTTACTACCAAACACCTTCATCGGTGCCCATTATTCTCGACAACATTAACCCGACTATTTTACCGGCTACCCAGCGAGGTGATTTGGTGCCCATTTATAGCTTTAATGGTCAGCATCTTTGGTTGATGAAAGAAAAAGGGCGGGGCCAATTAGCGGGAAAATCCAGCCGCCTAAAGCTTTGGACTGATCTCCAGCAACGCTGGCGGCTCAATAAACTGAAAAAACCGGTAAAGAATTTCGATGCTTAG